In Natronoarchaeum philippinense, the genomic window CTCGTGAGTCGACTCGCCATCGAAGTCGAGGAGCCGGGCGTACGCGTTGGCGCGAGTGATGTCGAGCGCCTCCTCGGCGTCGGCGCCGACGTTGCTATAGATCCGGGCCGGGCGACCGATCGCCTCGGTGAGCGCCGCGGCGGCGTCGCTGTACTCGTGTAATCGCTGCACTTCGCCGCGGCGGGCGTCGACTACGGCGTCGAGCAGGTCGTCGTCTGCGAACTCGTGTTGCCAGACGACCGCCCCGTCTTTCACGGCGGCCCGCTGGCCGAGCGACCCCTCGAACAGCGCGAAGTCGCCGCGAGTGCCCGACTCCTCGTAGCCCGTTCCGAGCAGCGTCTCGATGACGGCGTCGGCGTCGTACGAACCGACGACGACCGAGATCCAGAGCGGCATCGGATCGATCACGGCGTCGATGTCCTCGAAGGAGATGCCGAGGGCGTCCTGCCCGCCGCGAAGGTTGGCGAGCCACCGATACAGCGGTTCGGGCAGTCGATCCTCGTGGGCGGCGAGCGCGCGAACGTCGAGATACCAGTAGCCGACGAAGTCCAATCCGTTCTCGGGCACCTCGGGGGACGGAAACCACTGCCGATACGTCGGCTCGCGCTCGGGCGCCAGCGCGGTGCCGGTGTCGGATGCATCGTCCGAGGAAAGAATACCGGAACAGCCCGCGAGGGCGCCGCTCGACGCCGCTGCGGCGCCCGCGACGGTCCGGCGGAGGAGACGGCGACGTGACAGGAAAGTCATAGCTCCGCGTTCAGATTGGTGTGAGTTAAAATTACCGTCCGGACGGTCAGGAGAACGCTACAGACGCCGCGCCACGTCCTCGGCGAAGTAGGTCAGAATCAGATCCGCCCCGGCGCGTTTGATCGACAGCAGCGACTCGGTCGCGGCGGCGTCGAGATCGAGCCAGCCCTTCTCGGCGGCGGCGTGGAGCATCGCGTATTCGCCGGAGACGTTGTATGCCGCGACGGGGTAGTCGAACTCGCGGTCGATGTCGCGGACGATATCGAGGTACGGCAGCGCGGGCTTGACCATCAGCACGTCGGCGCCCTGCTCGACATCGAGGCGCACCTCCCGCGTGGCTTCCTCGCGGTTCGCGGGGTCCATCTGGTAGTGGCGCCGATCGCCGAACGCGGGCGCCCCGTCGGCTGCGTCGCGGAAGGGGCCGTAGAAACTGCTCTCGTACTTGGCGGCGTAGCTCATGATCGGCACGTCCGAGAATCCGGCGCCGTCCAGTGCCTCGCGGATCGCCCCGACCATCCCGTCGGTCATGCTGGAGGGCGCGACCATCTCGGCGCCCGCCTCGGCCTGCGAGACGGCGATCTTTCCGAGCAGGTCGAGCGTCTCGTCGTTCTTAACTGTGAGGTCGGGGTCCTCGACGGCGGCGTCCTCGACGATGCCGCAGTGGCCGTGGTCGGTGTACTCGCAGAGACACACGTCCGTGATCACGTAGGCGTCGGTCTCGGCGGTGATCCGGCGCGTCGCTTCCTGCACGACGCCGTCGTCGGCCCAAGCGCGAGAGCCCTGCGGGTCCTTCGATTCAGGGATCCCAAAGAGCATCACCGCCTCGACGCCCGTCTCCAGAACTTCCTCGACGCGATCGACGGCCTGCTCGATCGGGACGCGCTCGTGGCCCG contains:
- the hemB gene encoding porphobilinogen synthase, giving the protein MTLTDRPRRLRRDGVRELVSETSLSPEDLIAPVFVDATTDERVPIPSMPGHERVPIEQAVDRVEEVLETGVEAVMLFGIPESKDPQGSRAWADDGVVQEATRRITAETDAYVITDVCLCEYTDHGHCGIVEDAAVEDPDLTVKNDETLDLLGKIAVSQAEAGAEMVAPSSMTDGMVGAIREALDGAGFSDVPIMSYAAKYESSFYGPFRDAADGAPAFGDRRHYQMDPANREEATREVRLDVEQGADVLMVKPALPYLDIVRDIDREFDYPVAAYNVSGEYAMLHAAAEKGWLDLDAAATESLLSIKRAGADLILTYFAEDVARRL